In Humulus lupulus chromosome 6, drHumLupu1.1, whole genome shotgun sequence, a single genomic region encodes these proteins:
- the LOC133785975 gene encoding receptor-like protein 33, which translates to MLRVLVLRSNRFYGSIGEPKTKFPFPDLRIIDLSHNEFDSVLPTKYFVNFKAMMNTENVQMKYMGEYYYQDSITVTMKGYESELVHIQTILVSLDFSCNNFIGEIPRLLERLKSLKGLNISHNMLRGAIPSLLGKLTNLEWLDLSANKLSGNIPLQLTDLIWLEILNLSENQLVGPILNGKQFNTFSNDSFKGNLDLCGFPLSKPCNEENEGSTMELESESEDSNGFTWKVVLLGYGCGFVFGIFIGYNNFFSNGRAILFVM; encoded by the coding sequence ATGTTACGTGTTCTAGTCTTGAGATCTAATAGGTTTTATGGTTCCATAGGTGAACCTAAAACCAAATTTCCTTTTCCTGATTTAAGGATTATTGATTTATCCCACAATGAGTTTGACAGTGTTCTTCCAACAAAATATTTTGTCAACTTCAAAGCTATGATGAATACAGAGAATGTCCAAATGAAGTACATGGGAGAGTATTATTACCAAGACTCTATAACAGTGACCATGAAAGGATATGAGTCAGAGTTGGTGCATATCCAAACTATCCTTGTAAGTCTTGATTTCTCCTGCAACAATTTTATTGGAGAGATTCCAAGGTTGCTTGAAAGGCTTAAGTCGCTCAAGGGCCTCAACATTTCTCATAATATGTTAAGAGGTGCCATACCATCATTGCTGGGAAAGTTGACTAACCTTGAGTGGTTAGACCTCTCTGCTAACAAGCTGAGTGGGAATATTCCTTTGCAGTTGACCGATTTAATATGGCTTGAAATCTTAAACCTTTCAGAAAACCAACTCGTGGGACCAATACTCAATGGTAAGCAGTTCAATACTTTTAGCAATGATTCATTCAAAGGAAATTTAGATTTGTGTGGTTTTCCACTGTCCAAACCATGCAATGAGGAAAATGAAGGATCAACCATGGAGCTAGAAAGTGAATCGGAGGATTCAAATGGATTTACTTGGAAAGTTGTGCTATTGGGGTATGGATGTGGCTTTGTGTTTGGGATCttcataggttataataatttTTTCTCAAATGGAAGAGCAATTTTGTTTGTGATGTGA